A section of the Paenibacillus odorifer genome encodes:
- the murC gene encoding UDP-N-acetylmuramate--L-alanine ligase: MDTTERVHFIGIGGYGMSAIARVMLEMGYTVTGSDVAAQELTDKLIAKGAKIYIGHTAEQVKGADLVVYSTALSSDNVEWVEAERLKIPILHRSQMLARLLNERKGVAVAGAHGKTTTSSMIALVMEECEVDPTYIIGGEIMNVGTNAKAGQGDYVVAEADESDGSFLHYHPWLGIVTNVEADHLENYGGDFNRLKAAYVQFMNQTREDGTAIVCADDENVISLLPEVSGKVITYGIKSKTADYIATDIVLGDRQVSYTMNHNGVVLGQIELSVPGQYNLYNSMAAVIACLKSGISFEKIAEAIVKFHGAKRRFQVLGEVDDILVIDDYAHHPTEIQATISAAKATGKRIIAVFQPQRYTRTFFLLDAFSRAFSEADEVIITDIYSPAGEKQIEGVTSAKLVELIVQNSNAGARHLPTKEDVLADLKPRIAPGDLVITMGAGDIWKVGYALADGLKKR; the protein is encoded by the coding sequence TTGGATACTACTGAACGTGTGCATTTTATAGGGATCGGCGGCTACGGTATGAGCGCGATTGCCCGAGTAATGCTAGAAATGGGATATACGGTTACGGGCTCCGATGTGGCTGCCCAAGAATTGACGGATAAATTGATTGCTAAAGGTGCCAAGATTTATATTGGGCATACAGCAGAACAAGTAAAAGGTGCGGATCTGGTCGTGTACTCTACGGCTTTGTCCAGCGATAATGTGGAATGGGTGGAAGCAGAGCGTCTTAAGATTCCAATTCTGCACCGCTCACAAATGCTGGCTCGTTTATTGAACGAACGTAAAGGGGTAGCCGTTGCCGGAGCGCATGGTAAAACAACTACCTCCTCCATGATCGCGCTTGTAATGGAAGAGTGTGAAGTTGATCCTACGTATATTATCGGCGGAGAGATTATGAATGTCGGTACGAATGCAAAGGCAGGACAAGGCGATTATGTAGTGGCGGAAGCGGATGAGAGCGATGGCTCTTTCTTGCACTATCATCCTTGGCTTGGAATTGTCACGAATGTGGAAGCAGATCACTTGGAAAATTACGGCGGAGATTTTAACCGTCTCAAGGCTGCTTACGTACAGTTTATGAACCAGACACGTGAAGACGGCACTGCGATTGTGTGTGCAGATGACGAGAACGTGATTTCTTTATTGCCTGAAGTGTCAGGTAAGGTGATTACTTACGGCATCAAGTCGAAGACAGCAGATTATATTGCAACAGACATCGTTCTTGGCGACCGTCAGGTTTCGTATACGATGAACCATAATGGCGTAGTATTGGGACAAATTGAACTGTCCGTGCCAGGTCAGTACAATCTGTATAACTCAATGGCTGCGGTTATCGCTTGTTTGAAATCAGGAATCTCTTTTGAGAAAATCGCTGAAGCGATTGTGAAATTCCATGGTGCGAAGCGCCGTTTTCAAGTACTCGGAGAAGTCGATGATATTCTGGTCATCGATGATTATGCGCATCACCCAACTGAAATTCAGGCGACAATCAGTGCTGCTAAGGCAACGGGGAAACGGATTATTGCCGTATTCCAGCCTCAGCGGTATACACGTACGTTCTTCCTGCTAGATGCCTTCAGCCGCGCCTTTAGCGAAGCAGATGAGGTGATCATCACCGACATCTACTCTCCCGCAGGTGAGAAGCAGATTGAGGGGGTTACTTCTGCGAAGCTGGTTGAGCTTATTGTGCAGAACAGTAACGCCGGTGCAAGACATCTGCCAACCAAAGAAGATGTGCTTGCTGATCTGAAACCTCGTATTGCCCCAGGTGACCTGGTGATTACGATGGGCGCAGGCGATATCTGGAAGGTTGGATACGCATTGGCGGACGGCTTGAAGAAGCGTTAA
- a CDS encoding bifunctional folylpolyglutamate synthase/dihydrofolate synthase, which produces MDDLNRGGSTAPLATYTEAVNWIKGLIPFGIRPGLDRIEMLMDKLGNPHRRLKFIHVAGTNGKGSTCAFLTSALLQSGYSVGTFTSPYITKFTNRFQYNNTDIPEETLLELVNTLRPLVDEIAETEFGSPTMFEVTTAVAILFFAGVSCPDVVVWETGLGGRLDVTNIVTPIVSVITNVGHDHMDILGDTLEKVAMEKAGIIKPGVPVVSCVNQPEVVAVLKEKAAACRSTLYLAGEDFSYEATGIHADVQTFNFKGPFRSLELGIVMKGEHQISNAAGAMMVLEVLRQYMAFMLEDEDVLEGLRHAFWAGRLEEVSKSPRIVLDGAHNPEGAESLAKSLPQLYKYGKLNLLMGMMANKHHESYFKHILPIVDTLILTEPDFQNKMDAEHLQVIAESLRDKYAKENLVIIVEHNWGKALQQLKSITAEDDLAVVSGTLYLISDVRGTLLQQPDTEKGW; this is translated from the coding sequence ATGGATGACCTAAATCGGGGCGGGAGCACCGCCCCTCTTGCGACATATACCGAAGCGGTTAACTGGATCAAGGGCCTGATTCCGTTTGGAATCCGGCCAGGTTTAGACAGAATTGAGATGTTGATGGACAAGCTGGGAAACCCGCACCGTCGGCTGAAATTTATTCATGTGGCGGGTACGAACGGCAAAGGCTCTACCTGTGCCTTTTTGACAAGCGCACTTTTGCAAAGCGGCTATTCCGTCGGCACCTTCACGTCTCCGTATATTACGAAGTTCACGAACAGGTTCCAATATAATAATACGGACATTCCTGAAGAAACTCTTCTTGAGCTAGTGAATACCCTTCGTCCTTTGGTAGATGAGATTGCAGAAACGGAATTTGGCTCACCAACGATGTTTGAGGTAACTACAGCTGTGGCTATTCTATTTTTTGCGGGTGTTTCTTGTCCGGATGTTGTCGTATGGGAGACTGGGCTTGGGGGAAGGCTGGATGTAACGAACATCGTTACTCCGATCGTGTCGGTGATTACAAATGTTGGCCATGACCATATGGATATTTTGGGAGATACGCTTGAGAAGGTTGCAATGGAGAAAGCCGGAATTATCAAACCCGGTGTACCCGTTGTTAGCTGCGTAAATCAACCGGAAGTCGTGGCTGTACTCAAGGAGAAAGCGGCGGCTTGCCGCTCTACTCTTTATCTTGCCGGAGAAGATTTTAGCTATGAAGCTACTGGAATCCATGCGGATGTGCAGACTTTTAACTTTAAGGGTCCCTTCCGTTCGCTTGAACTTGGGATTGTGATGAAAGGCGAACACCAGATTAGCAATGCGGCGGGAGCCATGATGGTTCTTGAAGTTTTGCGCCAGTATATGGCGTTCATGCTAGAGGATGAAGATGTTCTGGAAGGATTGCGTCATGCATTTTGGGCTGGAAGGCTGGAAGAGGTAAGTAAATCTCCGAGGATCGTACTGGATGGAGCACATAATCCGGAAGGCGCGGAGAGCCTTGCCAAAAGCCTGCCACAGCTCTATAAATACGGTAAATTAAATTTACTTATGGGAATGATGGCAAATAAGCATCATGAATCCTACTTTAAGCATATACTGCCTATAGTGGATACGCTCATCCTGACCGAACCGGATTTCCAGAACAAAATGGACGCGGAGCATCTGCAGGTTATCGCAGAAAGTCTGCGGGATAAATATGCCAAGGAAAACTTGGTAATCATAGTAGAACATAATTGGGGAAAAGCGCTGCAACAACTGAAGTCGATTACAGCGGAGGATGACCTTGCCGTCGTATCTGGTACGCTGTATTTGATTTCTGACGTGCGCGGTACACTTTTGCAGCAACCCGATACTGAAAAAGGCTGGTGA
- a CDS encoding valine--tRNA ligase yields the protein MADQNHLTAADAAATNESKNEMPTTYDPKAAEQKWYSYWTEGGYFRAGQRPDAQAYSIVIPPPNVTGMLHIGHALDFTLQDILIRTKRMQGFDTLWLPGTDHAGIATQTKVEQKLREQGISRHDLGREKFLEQVWDWKDKYANTIHEQWAKMGLSLDYSRERFTLDEGLSKGVREVFVKLYNKGLIYRGKRIINWDPAARTALSDIEVEYKEVNGHLYHLRYPLKDGSGHITVATTRPETMLGDTAVAVHPEDDRYKDLIGKTLILPIIGREIPIIADEYVDKEFGSGAVKITPAHDPNDFEVGQRHNLPQINVMDESGTMNEEAGPYQGQDRSECRKAITADLKEQGVLISIEDHVHQVGHSERSGAVVEPYLSTQWFVKMQPLAEAAINAQKDGNGVNFVPERFERTYLNWIENVRDWCISRQLWWGHRIPAWYSESTGELVVANDEEEARRISGLTDLKQDEDVLDTWFSSNLWPFATLGWPNEDSADFKRYYPNDVLVTGYDIIYFWVARMIFSALEFTGEKPFSDVLMHGLVRDAEGQKMSKSLGNGVDPLEVIEKYGADAMRYMISTGSTAGQDLRFRWEKVEQARNFANKIWNASRFALMNLEGVSFENIDITGELSTADRWILHRLNETSREITRLIDSYEFGETGRQLYNFIWDDLCDWYIEFAKLSLYGTDAAAKAKTQSVLAYVLDRTMRLIHPFMPFISEEIWQHLPHEGETITLAAWPEYDAALENPQAVAEMNLLMDVIRAVRNIRAEVNVPMSKKVELIIKASNEETLSIITRNDNYIGRFCNTSSFEAGLNPETPDKVMSAVVTGAELLLPLSGLIDIEQEIARLEKEVQTLNSEVERVEKKLSNQGFVAKAPAKVIEEEQAKQADYSAKREKVLARIAELRG from the coding sequence ATGGCTGACCAAAACCATCTAACAGCGGCAGATGCTGCCGCTACGAATGAATCTAAAAACGAGATGCCAACAACGTATGATCCGAAGGCAGCAGAACAGAAATGGTATTCCTACTGGACAGAGGGCGGATATTTCCGTGCAGGCCAGCGTCCGGATGCTCAAGCCTATAGCATTGTGATCCCGCCGCCAAACGTAACAGGAATGCTGCACATCGGGCATGCGCTCGATTTCACATTACAGGATATCCTGATTCGTACCAAACGGATGCAGGGCTTCGATACGCTTTGGTTGCCAGGTACGGACCACGCAGGTATTGCAACACAAACGAAGGTAGAGCAGAAGCTGCGCGAGCAGGGGATTTCTAGACATGACCTCGGACGTGAGAAGTTCCTGGAGCAGGTGTGGGATTGGAAAGACAAATACGCAAACACCATTCATGAGCAGTGGGCTAAAATGGGACTTTCTCTTGACTACTCCCGCGAGCGTTTTACCCTCGATGAGGGTTTGTCGAAGGGAGTTCGCGAGGTATTTGTTAAGCTTTATAATAAAGGCTTGATCTACCGCGGTAAACGTATCATCAACTGGGACCCGGCGGCTCGTACGGCGTTGTCGGATATCGAGGTTGAATATAAGGAAGTTAACGGTCATCTGTACCATCTGCGTTACCCACTTAAAGATGGCAGCGGACATATCACTGTAGCGACCACACGTCCGGAGACGATGTTGGGTGATACGGCAGTTGCTGTTCATCCTGAGGATGATCGTTATAAAGATCTGATTGGCAAAACGCTGATCCTGCCGATTATCGGCCGGGAGATTCCAATTATCGCTGACGAGTATGTAGATAAAGAGTTTGGCAGCGGTGCGGTTAAGATCACGCCAGCTCATGATCCAAATGACTTCGAGGTAGGTCAACGTCATAATCTGCCGCAGATCAACGTAATGGATGAGAGCGGCACAATGAACGAAGAAGCAGGACCTTACCAAGGTCAAGACCGGAGTGAATGCCGTAAGGCCATCACGGCGGATCTGAAGGAGCAAGGCGTTCTGATCTCTATTGAAGATCATGTGCATCAAGTTGGACACAGTGAACGTTCAGGAGCTGTTGTTGAGCCGTACCTGTCCACACAATGGTTCGTGAAGATGCAGCCGCTCGCCGAAGCTGCCATCAATGCACAGAAGGATGGTAATGGGGTTAACTTTGTACCTGAACGGTTCGAAAGAACCTACCTGAACTGGATTGAAAACGTACGCGACTGGTGTATTTCCCGTCAGCTTTGGTGGGGACATCGTATTCCGGCTTGGTATTCTGAATCTACCGGTGAGCTGGTTGTGGCGAATGATGAGGAAGAAGCGCGCCGGATCAGCGGCCTAACCGACTTGAAACAGGACGAGGATGTTCTGGATACTTGGTTTAGCTCCAACCTCTGGCCGTTTGCAACCCTAGGCTGGCCGAATGAAGACAGCGCAGATTTCAAACGTTACTATCCGAACGATGTGCTCGTAACGGGCTATGATATTATTTATTTCTGGGTAGCGCGGATGATCTTCTCGGCACTGGAATTCACGGGAGAGAAACCATTCTCCGACGTATTGATGCATGGTTTGGTACGGGATGCTGAAGGACAAAAAATGTCCAAGTCACTCGGCAACGGCGTAGATCCGCTTGAGGTTATCGAGAAGTACGGGGCAGATGCTATGCGTTATATGATTTCTACCGGCAGCACAGCGGGTCAGGATTTACGCTTCCGCTGGGAAAAGGTAGAGCAGGCGCGTAATTTCGCTAATAAGATCTGGAATGCGTCACGCTTCGCCCTTATGAATCTTGAAGGAGTTAGCTTCGAGAATATTGACATTACTGGTGAGCTAAGTACGGCTGACCGTTGGATTTTGCACCGCCTGAACGAAACTTCTCGTGAAATTACGCGTCTAATTGACTCGTACGAGTTCGGCGAGACCGGCCGCCAGCTGTACAACTTCATTTGGGACGATTTGTGTGACTGGTATATTGAGTTCGCGAAGCTGTCGCTTTACGGAACGGATGCCGCAGCCAAAGCGAAGACACAGTCCGTACTTGCTTATGTACTCGACCGCACGATGCGCTTGATTCATCCGTTTATGCCGTTTATTTCGGAGGAAATCTGGCAGCATCTGCCGCATGAAGGAGAGACAATTACTCTGGCTGCATGGCCTGAGTATGATGCTGCTCTGGAGAACCCGCAAGCGGTAGCGGAAATGAACCTGCTGATGGATGTAATCCGGGCAGTTCGTAATATCCGTGCTGAAGTGAACGTACCGATGAGCAAGAAGGTTGAATTGATTATTAAAGCGAGCAATGAAGAAACGCTGAGCATCATTACTCGTAACGACAACTACATTGGACGTTTCTGCAATACCTCTTCTTTCGAAGCTGGTCTGAATCCGGAAACGCCAGACAAGGTAATGTCCGCTGTAGTAACGGGAGCGGAACTGCTTCTGCCTTTGTCGGGGCTGATTGATATTGAACAAGAAATCGCTCGTCTGGAAAAAGAAGTGCAGACGCTGAACAGCGAAGTAGAACGCGTAGAGAAAAAGTTGAGCAATCAGGGCTTCGTAGCCAAAGCTCCCGCAAAAGTTATCGAAGAGGAGCAGGCGAAGCAGGCGGATTACTCCGCCAAACGTGAGAAAGTACTTGCCCGCATAGCAGAGCTGAGAGGATAA
- a CDS encoding LysM peptidoglycan-binding domain-containing protein, with protein sequence MFDQSHGLRFDIYERIHLSEELPGIAELEEVELLPEIQVIQREDRAELYGQLLLTGLYRSEDDRTQRLEHAIPVEITVPLTRVSSIEDIGVEIENFDIDLLTMRTVNITGVLSLRGIGSTDPQPQPAWQQEEYTVAYSPVNDDRVIEATAEHQEHENDTLYENSQWTFGEDASQVAVEEHEQADAAEDAQELLVSSGAAHTSPVVNFSSAQEKDKGAKARTHSLESQAEDAKAGLSDYWFKAEPQIKEAEVSQLNQASYVSEEKQQPEEEYSFASRETVVPTASAEANQDIPVFASESEANHELHEQDENAEPIHENVNEVFVSQESVASHEEKQDLKIALGSKKEAEVPEKEHLTFSSLLSSSRVRKEQEALQSEGNTSAAVDVPEVGNNTEWKSRFIASADGANMFRKVRLCIVQREETLDTIAEKYQLSARELVMYNRLSGQSVEEGQVLYIP encoded by the coding sequence GTGTTTGATCAGTCCCACGGCTTGCGGTTTGATATTTACGAACGCATTCACCTTTCGGAAGAGCTTCCGGGAATAGCTGAGCTGGAGGAGGTTGAACTACTTCCGGAAATTCAGGTGATTCAGCGGGAGGATCGGGCCGAGTTATATGGTCAGCTGTTGCTTACCGGGCTTTACCGGAGTGAAGATGACCGAACACAACGTCTGGAGCATGCCATTCCCGTCGAAATCACTGTTCCGCTTACACGCGTCAGCTCGATTGAAGATATTGGGGTGGAGATCGAGAATTTTGATATTGATCTGCTCACGATGCGCACTGTGAATATAACAGGCGTACTATCGCTGCGGGGGATCGGTAGTACGGATCCTCAACCTCAACCGGCCTGGCAGCAAGAGGAGTATACAGTCGCCTATTCTCCTGTTAATGATGACAGGGTGATAGAAGCAACTGCTGAGCACCAAGAACACGAAAATGATACCCTTTATGAAAATTCACAGTGGACCTTTGGTGAAGATGCATCACAGGTTGCTGTAGAAGAACATGAACAGGCCGATGCGGCTGAGGACGCACAGGAGTTACTAGTCTCAAGCGGAGCGGCTCATACGTCCCCTGTAGTCAATTTCTCATCCGCTCAGGAGAAGGACAAGGGCGCAAAAGCCCGGACACATAGTCTAGAGTCACAAGCAGAGGATGCCAAAGCGGGTTTATCCGATTACTGGTTTAAAGCCGAGCCACAGATCAAGGAAGCTGAAGTGTCCCAGCTGAATCAAGCAAGTTATGTGAGCGAAGAGAAGCAGCAGCCGGAAGAGGAATATTCTTTTGCTTCTAGAGAGACCGTTGTTCCAACGGCTAGTGCAGAAGCGAATCAAGATATACCTGTATTTGCTTCTGAGAGTGAGGCTAATCATGAGCTTCATGAACAGGATGAGAATGCTGAACCCATCCATGAGAATGTGAACGAAGTTTTTGTTTCACAAGAGAGTGTGGCTTCTCATGAGGAGAAACAAGATCTTAAGATCGCCTTGGGCAGTAAAAAAGAAGCAGAGGTTCCGGAAAAAGAACATCTCACCTTCTCCTCTTTACTAAGCTCCAGTCGTGTCCGTAAAGAGCAGGAAGCTCTGCAGTCGGAAGGAAACACATCTGCAGCAGTGGACGTTCCAGAGGTTGGTAATAATACGGAATGGAAGAGCAGATTCATTGCCAGCGCGGACGGAGCTAACATGTTCCGCAAAGTTCGGCTGTGTATTGTACAGCGTGAAGAAACACTGGATACCATTGCAGAGAAGTATCAGCTAAGTGCGCGGGAGCTGGTGATGTATAATCGCTTGTCCGGGCAGAGTGTAGAGGAAGGCCAAGTGTTGTACATCCCGTAA
- a CDS encoding RluA family pseudouridine synthase, which translates to MSIGAGETTGGGAWTRRGEWLEVTPGKIITGAEDTQATIDKWLRETVGMPEKLHLRLRREGGIQWKGDRLRLALFPDREVGIEPIWEELEVLYEDDFCLVAHKPAGMAVHPDGSGTGVTLDHLVAAHYITSGESVAVRHIHRLDKDTTGPVMYAKNEFAQLVLDENMREKSISRHYAAIVEGTVPPVLKVIDAPIGRDRHHAARRRVSPGGQSAVTRIIEREALHGGSLVHVQLETGRTHQIRVHLSHMGHPLYGDELYGGPVWASSAAGRHALHGESLSFRHPWSGEQLEVSDPWPEDMLQLRELLSEAP; encoded by the coding sequence TTGAGCATCGGAGCCGGAGAAACAACCGGTGGTGGCGCTTGGACTCGGCGTGGAGAATGGCTGGAGGTAACACCCGGCAAAATCATTACTGGAGCTGAGGATACGCAGGCGACGATTGATAAGTGGCTGCGAGAAACTGTGGGCATGCCCGAGAAACTTCATCTGCGGTTACGCCGCGAGGGAGGCATTCAGTGGAAAGGTGACCGGCTTCGGCTGGCACTTTTTCCCGATCGTGAAGTGGGGATTGAACCGATATGGGAAGAGCTTGAGGTGCTGTACGAGGATGATTTTTGCCTGGTAGCTCATAAACCAGCTGGGATGGCGGTTCATCCAGATGGCAGTGGAACAGGTGTAACTCTGGATCACCTCGTAGCTGCGCATTATATCACTTCCGGCGAGAGTGTGGCTGTGCGCCATATTCACCGCTTGGACAAAGATACAACGGGTCCGGTGATGTATGCGAAAAATGAGTTCGCACAGTTAGTTCTGGACGAGAATATGCGTGAAAAAAGCATCTCACGGCACTACGCCGCGATCGTCGAAGGCACAGTGCCGCCTGTACTTAAGGTGATCGATGCCCCGATTGGGCGCGATCGGCATCACGCTGCGCGCAGACGCGTCTCGCCCGGCGGACAATCTGCCGTGACGCGAATCATCGAGCGCGAGGCACTGCATGGCGGAAGCCTGGTGCATGTGCAGCTGGAGACCGGGCGGACGCATCAGATTCGCGTCCATCTCAGCCATATGGGTCATCCCTTGTATGGGGATGAACTATATGGCGGCCCGGTTTGGGCTTCCAGCGCTGCCGGCCGCCATGCCCTGCATGGTGAGTCGTTGTCCTTCCGCCATCCTTGGAGCGGAGAACAGCTGGAAGTCAGCGATCCGTGGCCGGAGGATATGCTGCAGCTGCGAGAGCTGCTGTCTGAAGCACCCTGA
- the hemL gene encoding glutamate-1-semialdehyde 2,1-aminomutase — protein sequence MSNVPTARKEEASRKAFDEAKQYIPGGVNSPVRAFKSVGLTPIYVDHGIGSRIFDIDGNSFIDYVLSWGPLIMGHAHPEVVKALQETAVKGTSFGAPTLLETEMAKTVVERVASVDIVRMVNSGTEATMSAIRLARGYTGRSKILKFEGSYHGHADSLLIKAGSGVATLGLPDSPGVPEGVAMNTITVPYNDLESTQIAFERFGNEIAAVIVEPIAGNMGVVPPLPGFLEGLRKLTSDNGSLLIFDEVMTGFRVNRGCAQGLFGITPDITCFGKVIGGGLPVGAYGGKREIMEQIAPTGPIYQAGTLSGNPLAMAAGYTTLKLLTPEVYDRLEQLGARLEAGLRKNSIETGIPLTINRVGSMVCPFFTEGPVINFETAKTSDTDLFRRYFGHMVSQGISVPPSQFEGMFVSAAHSEQDIDDTIEGHYNALKAL from the coding sequence ATGAGTAATGTGCCAACGGCGCGTAAAGAGGAAGCGTCCCGGAAGGCTTTTGATGAAGCAAAACAATATATTCCCGGCGGGGTGAACAGCCCTGTACGGGCGTTTAAATCCGTAGGTCTGACTCCGATTTATGTGGATCATGGGATCGGTTCGCGTATTTTTGATATCGACGGCAACAGCTTTATCGACTATGTGCTCTCATGGGGACCACTGATTATGGGTCATGCGCATCCTGAGGTTGTGAAGGCATTGCAGGAGACGGCGGTAAAAGGGACAAGCTTTGGCGCCCCAACGCTACTCGAAACGGAAATGGCAAAAACCGTTGTTGAACGTGTGGCATCTGTAGATATCGTGCGCATGGTTAACTCCGGAACGGAAGCTACGATGAGCGCGATTCGTTTGGCACGTGGTTACACTGGACGCAGCAAGATCTTGAAGTTCGAAGGCTCCTACCACGGTCACGCGGATAGTTTGCTTATTAAGGCTGGCTCTGGTGTAGCTACATTGGGATTGCCGGATAGCCCGGGTGTCCCAGAAGGCGTTGCAATGAATACCATTACGGTTCCTTACAATGATTTGGAGTCCACTCAGATTGCTTTCGAACGTTTTGGCAATGAGATTGCGGCAGTGATCGTAGAGCCAATTGCCGGCAACATGGGCGTTGTTCCACCGCTTCCAGGCTTCCTGGAAGGGCTTCGTAAATTAACTTCTGACAATGGTTCGCTGCTTATTTTTGATGAGGTTATGACAGGCTTCCGTGTTAATCGCGGCTGTGCTCAAGGCTTGTTCGGGATTACTCCGGATATTACTTGTTTTGGCAAAGTTATCGGCGGCGGACTTCCAGTGGGTGCTTATGGCGGGAAAAGAGAGATCATGGAGCAAATCGCTCCTACTGGACCGATTTATCAGGCGGGCACACTAAGTGGTAATCCATTAGCGATGGCAGCCGGATATACTACGCTCAAGCTGTTGACACCGGAAGTATATGACCGACTGGAACAGTTGGGTGCACGTCTGGAAGCGGGTTTGAGAAAGAATTCAATCGAGACTGGCATTCCGCTCACGATCAACCGGGTAGGATCAATGGTTTGTCCATTCTTCACTGAAGGACCTGTAATCAATTTTGAAACGGCTAAGACGAGTGACACGGATCTTTTCCGTCGTTATTTTGGTCATATGGTGAGCCAAGGCATCAGTGTGCCACCTTCACAGTTTGAGGGGATGTTCGTATCGGCTGCACATAGTGAGCAGGATATTGATGATACCATTGAGGGCCATTATAATGCCCTGAAGGCCCTTTGA
- the hemB gene encoding porphobilinogen synthase produces the protein MSFPITRHRRLRGSAGIRGMVRETILNVLDMVQPIFVTYGTGVKNEISSMPGVYHFSLDTLKAEVDEIAALGIPAVLLFGIPETKDAIGSSGFAEDGIVQEATRLIKHWYPELLVVADTCLCEFTDHGHCGMVHTHTVNGVVHGDVINDASLELLTRTAVSQAKAGADIIAPSNMMDGFVHAIRAGLDENGFEHVPIMSYSVKYASAFYGPFREAADSAPQFGNRKTYQMDPANLREALREAESDVLEGADMLMVKPALAYLDVIRTIRDQFDLPLVAYNVSGEYSMVKAAALQGWIDEQAVVLEMLTGMKRAGADIIITYFAKDAARWLRG, from the coding sequence ATGAGCTTTCCAATTACACGTCACCGCCGTTTGCGCGGTTCTGCTGGAATTCGTGGCATGGTGCGGGAGACGATACTGAATGTGCTGGATATGGTACAGCCTATTTTTGTGACTTATGGAACAGGTGTGAAGAATGAGATTAGCTCGATGCCGGGCGTGTATCATTTTTCGCTGGATACGTTAAAAGCAGAAGTGGACGAGATCGCCGCACTAGGCATCCCGGCTGTATTGTTGTTCGGGATTCCTGAGACGAAGGATGCTATCGGTTCTTCCGGTTTTGCAGAGGATGGAATTGTGCAAGAGGCTACTCGCTTGATCAAGCACTGGTACCCAGAGCTGTTGGTCGTTGCAGATACCTGCCTTTGTGAATTTACGGATCACGGACATTGTGGAATGGTGCATACGCATACGGTGAATGGTGTGGTACATGGCGATGTTATCAACGATGCTTCGCTGGAGCTTTTGACTCGTACGGCGGTATCCCAAGCAAAAGCTGGAGCAGATATTATCGCCCCTTCCAACATGATGGATGGATTCGTTCACGCGATTCGTGCGGGACTTGATGAGAACGGTTTTGAGCATGTGCCGATTATGTCGTATTCGGTCAAATATGCTTCGGCATTTTATGGCCCTTTCCGCGAAGCAGCGGATTCAGCGCCACAATTCGGGAATCGCAAAACGTATCAAATGGACCCTGCCAATCTGCGCGAAGCGCTCCGTGAAGCAGAATCCGATGTGTTGGAAGGCGCGGATATGTTAATGGTGAAGCCAGCCCTGGCTTACCTAGATGTGATTCGTACGATTCGTGATCAGTTTGATCTTCCTTTGGTGGCTTATAATGTGAGTGGAGAATATTCCATGGTAAAAGCAGCGGCATTACAAGGCTGGATCGACGAGCAAGCCGTTGTGCTGGAAATGCTGACGGGCATGAAACGCGCTGGTGCGGACATTATTATTACTTATTTTGCAAAAGATGCAGCCCGCTGGCTGCGCGGCTAA